The nucleotide window TTAATGAAAGTATTAGCATTGGATTGCTGATATGTTTTTCACTTGAAGGAAATTATTCACTAAAAATTATACAGTATAAAAATTATGAGAATACTCTGTGCTATATTTAGCTCTTATGCAATATAAATTTAGTTTAACATAATTTTGAATGTTAAATTAGAGTAAAAAAACCTAAGTCATCCTTTAAATGAGAGTATCTATTTTCACTCCAACTCCAAAAGAAAGTTCATAAGTGTCAaagtttttaaagcataaatgtatattataattaaGTAAAGATTTAGCATAATTATAACAAGTTAAAGTATAATGCAAagttgaaaatgtaaattatccATTATACAGGGACATAGATTTTGAACCTATGCTTTTGGACATTTTTCACAAATAATTGACTTGAAAAATAAACCTGCATTGCTCAGTTGATTTCATCCTCATCTTCTCAAAATTCTTTACTAATTCCCAATATAAAGAGAGTAGCAGGGCATTTGATGACCTCTGCATATAAAGGAGGTAGAGCATTATGTTTTACTtccttattttaaactttttataatcTAACCATTGGCATGTCTTCATTTTGACTGGAATTATTTCCTACACAGATGAGAGCTCATATTTAATGACTGACATCTAACATGAGTGTTGAATTACAACTGAAACTGTTTCCATTGCTTATAAACTATGACTGCTTGAAATTAAACtttgatattctctctttctctctcaggtcGAGTTTTAGCTCAGGCGAGTGGCAATGGGGTTATCCATTTGCTGGATCTTAAATCAGGGCAGATTCACAAATTGATGGGCCACGAGAGTGAGGCTCACACAGTCGTGTTTTCTCATGACGGAGAGTATTTGTTTTCCGGAGGTTCTGACGGCACCGTTCGAACGTGGTCTTGATGGTCAGCATATCCCACTACAGAGGGCATTCCCTTTAAGGCTTGAAAATACCTTGCGTAGTACCAGATCAGGAAATATCTGGTTAAATATGCAAGCAGGTAACATTTACAATTTGCCTGCAAACATGCTTTGGACATGTATTTTAGTGCTCGTACTGTtaccaataaaaaaataacttttgctcatttatttgtgtctgggtctctttttctttcccattttgataagaatttagagacagagcatctTTGCTAGGGGTTTGAAAGAAACAGCTTTACAATGACGCCTAATGACAGACTAGATGAATTACAGGAGATTGATTTTGAAtgttagagaacaaactgcagaacagggctacttttttttttttttaaatcaaatccaAGCTGCAGGAAGACCTGAAGTTTAATCATGTAGCATACGCAAAGTCCTTCTGCAACCAAAGGGTCAAATAGAATCGGGGAGCATATGTTTTCACAGATTCTTTGACAATGATTATGCCTTATCTATTAATAATAATCAAGACTGCAGATGGCTTAAATCTAAATTCAACGCTTTTCCGGAACTTTCATCTCTGCAGCCCATCTAAGAATGCATTAGGTATAATTacaatgtttgtgtttttattgtaatttcaATACCAATAAGTATCTCGTATGTAAAAGGGCTTTCCCTCTCCTAATGCATGCATCAGCTGTATAAAGTGGGACTGCTTTAGAGAACACTCTAGCCTGGTCTAAAGCAGCAGCTCCGGATTTCGACCGTGCTGGGCTCTGAAGCCAGTTGTTGGCGCTGTCCGTGGTGCTGAGGAATTCCCGGCTGCCGGCGAATGAGCTCCAAATCAGCAGTCTGCAAACTGCTCTCAGTGATGCAGAAACCCAGCTAAAGTTGCTCCTTTCTTTCACGTCCACAGTTAGTATTTTCTGGTGTGTAAGAGGGGATTCAAGAAACATATTGTGGATGATGCTGATGGTACTGCCAGCGGAGTGGGCTTTAAGCTACAGCATGCTATTGCTGTTTGTGATCCTCAGAGCCTAGCCAAATCACCTCTACTGCCGTACCAAACACTGTGTAAGTGAACTCATGTGTGGAGGAGGTGTAATCAGCCGGTAAATTTCATAGAAGGATCTGAGAAAATGCTAAATATAAGTTCAACATGATTCTGCTACTGGGGTCTGGATTTCTACGGGACCAGCATTGCTTCTTGCTTTGAATTCTGAAGACAGGTCCAAAGCATCTTTCTTATGTGTgtctgctgtgtttctctctggaAGGGCGGGAGACTGCTTCTTGACTGTGTTTTGAAATGGGAGGTAGAGAGAATGGATTACCTTTAATTCATGCCTGAAAATGTATTCTTTGGATAACTAAAGAGGAACTGCTTTCCTAAAACATACCTGATCTTTTAGTTCATGTTGGTCTATGactcccaccaccaccattaaCCTCCAGAGTGATTAGGTAAGTGTATCTTATGAAATGAGTTATGTTTGTTTTCTCAAAGAAATAGATGCAGTCATTTAAAATCATATGTAGCAatatggggaggggggaaagttTAGCTGGAAAGTGATCCTCAGTTTAGCAGTGTTTGCTTACTTATTAAAAATCTTcagataaacattttatttgatttctctaATATTTGTTCCCTTAAATAGTGTTTTTAACTGCACTAAAGCAGCTCTATTATGAAAAGGGAATGTTTAATACCCTAGGAACtttgttatattaaaaagaaaaccttgtttTCTACATgcagatttaaaaatgtatttcatataataaaagcACATTTAAGGTTTATATAAAGTAGCCATTATACCCCTATTTTTACCTTTAAGTTTACATTTACCATAACACAATACATTAATGCCTACCTGTAGCTTGCAAAGAGATCAATTTCTTTCTATGTCCTTTTGAAGCAGAatgatatgtgtattttatatggcTTATCTTGCATGTATTGACAGACACTACTGGAATACTACAAGGAAGCACAATAGCTTCCTTTTCTTCCAAGATAACTTTATAAATATGTGAGAGATGTATAAATGCATGCTTTAATCAGTAAAATACATTTATGCTTTTTTCAGAAGCTTCTGTTATGTTTGTGGTCTCTGTagtaatttaaaggaaaaaatgctttGTCAAAGGGAGCTTCCAGCTTCTCAAGTAGAATTAtaggtttgcattttttttgttctgtCATGACTCAttatttttgacatattttaaaataaatctatctCCTTTATCATTACCTACCCAAAAGGAATCCTAATATCAGAAAGCAGCTTTCTCTTAAAGGAGGGCATAAATATACTACCTTCCATTTTACTATTTctataatttgcatatattacttaaaatgcaaatataatagTTGATGAAGTGTCCCAATGCTatctttatgttgtttttaaattatcgTCTGTATAGGTCATACTGAAAAGAGATGATTGATCATTACTCCTTACAATCTGAAAGTATACGAACAAACAACATTTATAAATGATCTGAAAATGTCCTATATATAATATTAGCAATATTGGCATAAAGCCAATAGAATTTAAATAGACAAGTGAACTATctaacaacactttttttttttatttattactcttTAAAGTCACAGTTTCCCCAGAGCCTTTGTATGAGTTAGTCACTCTAAACATTTAAATAGGAGCCCATTACCAACACTGCACACCAAGCACTAAGTGAAGTTTACATGAGTCAATGTCACCAAATTAATTAGTTATACTTTCTGTGAATGGCAACAACTCATTATTATTTAAGGAATTTCAATAAACAGTTTTATATTGGCATTTTTGTGCAAATTGCCTAAATCAAATATGTTTGAGATATCAAAAGAGGGGTATATTTTCAAGACTATGTGaatggtatatattttatattgaagtAATTAattcaagtagtattccatgaaTAATAGACTCAAattcctgttaaaaaaaatcacaagtacaTCATTCCTGCCCACTAGGAGCTTACTTcctgagtaaaataaaattgtggacaatacaaatacatttatttttagcaaatcCTTTTCAATATATGGAGTTGTAGTGTACTATttactatttacatttttctttcccttattcaCTATGGAATAGTTgcactattttttcttctaagctATGTTTTAAAATCCAGATTTATGTTCTCTGAAATGAATATCCCATTTGAGATCATTGTTGTTCTCCAATTATGGGTGTCAAGTAGGAAGGCCTTTATACTAGCTCATCTCAATTGTAATTTGTATTCAACTATTggtctcttccctttcttttagAAGTAGAAGTTTTCTCACTAATCTCTTAGTTTTTATACAGATAATTGTAGCATATATTCTATCACTGACTAATCCATTTCAAAGAATAATAGAGAATGTGAATTAAGACATTCTTGAGCCATTTTTAACTACTTGTAATCACCTTTTGAGGCTCAGTAAACCACTTCTTACAATTTAAACATAGCCAGATCTTTGAAATTAAGAAGGCAAATTCAAGCCTAAGGTTCCTACGTGAAATGATGGacaaattttaatgcttatattGCCAAGAATAAACTCACCAAACTTTATAATGAAGTGTAGATAGTTGCATGAACTCAGTCTACTTGAGGTCTTAGTATCTTTCAGATAGATTCCAAATAAAAAGGTTAAGAACATGGACTTACATAAATCCATATTCTCTCTATATTTGTCaaattattcttttcaaatatttattttcagcctACCCCTCTTGTATTCCCATGGAAGGAGCTGAGTATATTTAATATTAGGAGCACATCCAGAAGCCTTTGAGGAGGGGGATGGCTCTTCATATTCATGAAGCTTGCATACTTCTGTTGGTCATCCTTGGATTAGTCACTTCTGCTGCCATCAGTCATGAAGACTATCCTGCTGATGAAGGTGACCAGACCTCCAGTAATGACAATCTGATCTTTGATGACTATCGAGGGAAAGGGTGTGTGGATGACAGCGGCTTTGTATACAAGTTGGGAGAACGATTTTTCCCAGGGCATTCCAACTGTCCATGTGTCTGTGCTCTGGATGGACCTGTTTGTGATCAGCCAGAATGCCCTAAAATTCACCCAAAGTGTACTAAAGTGGAACACAATGGATGCTGTCCTGAGtgcaaagaagtgaaaaacttTTGTGAATATCAtgggaaaaattacaaaatcttGGAGGAATTTAAGGTATGAGTTACCctccatatttattgagtactaacTTTTCATGCCACATACTTAGTAGATTACTACATTAAAgttggaagaaattatttttaaatctcccttTAATTTACAATATGATTCCAGTTAGCCTAAGTACCACTGTGGTCAGCAAAAAACCAAGTGGTTTGTTGATCAATATATAAGTTTTCACAATAATAACCTCTTCCTACAGAAGTATGGAGTATGCTTAATAGCATTTTTTGCCCTTAATCACTTCTTCTCTATTATtacaaagtatgttttctgaGGGAAATCATTTTGTTTGTATACTATGTGTTTAGCGTTTAAATTTtgtaaagttgtgtgtgtgtgtgtgtgtgtgtgtgtgtgtgcgcgcgcgcagtGTGTTGCTTGCGCACATGTGTGTGGTCTATTTGCCTGTTCTTGGAGCCATTTAACTATAGAATTATATTTAGTGTGTGGAAATGCAAGTGCAAGTGAGATGCACTTCTGAGCTATGGTCTTTATATTACGAATATGCATTAGGACTACTTGTTGTAGAGTACCATCTGCATTG belongs to Felis catus isolate Fca126 chromosome C1, F.catus_Fca126_mat1.0, whole genome shotgun sequence and includes:
- the VWC2L gene encoding von Willebrand factor C domain-containing protein 2-like yields the protein MALHIHEACILLLVILGLVTSAAISHEDYPADEGDQTSSNDNLIFDDYRGKGCVDDSGFVYKLGERFFPGHSNCPCVCALDGPVCDQPECPKIHPKCTKVEHNGCCPECKEVKNFCEYHGKNYKILEEFKPSPCEWCRCEPSNEVHCVVADCAVPECVNPVYEPEQCCPVCKNGPNCFAGTTIIPAGIEVKVDECNICHCHNGDWWKPAQCSKRECQGKQTV